In Penaeus monodon isolate SGIC_2016 chromosome 7, NSTDA_Pmon_1, whole genome shotgun sequence, the genomic stretch CGAGGAGAGCGTATTAGTATCAGTGTTTGTTCGGAGCCaaggtcaaaggagaggcaggggtagGGAAACCAGAAAAATCAAattttgatgaaggggcaagtaTTAATGCTTTACTAAGGATAAAAAATCCTTCGTTATTgaccatggtgagcctgaaataattGGTGAGAAGAAACGGTCTCCCCATACGGGGTAAGGGCTAGGCTATTAAAAAAGGGTATACCGTGACCATTGCTCCCGGAGGCCTTTCAGGACTGACACACAGCCAgccttttcatcctttcaacaagCCTTTCTTACCTTAGGAAGTGGtcggaaggggatgaagagaaggaaaagcaaaaggggagaaaaaaagatcatTTTAAGGTGAGggatgaggtccaaggtagggctgatcccctacattgggcctgtCTCCGTCTCCTATGCTCCTCGCcccaacaacgagcaagggatatGTGGGTAGAGAATGAAGATGAATGTGGATGAtattggaagagaggaaggattgTTTTCTGGAGGTTGGGTAATGACATGGAATGGGCTTAACTGATGCAGGTATCAAAGAGGGGGTTGTGGTGCCCAAAGTCGTGATTAAAGGAGCCAGGGCTCAGGTAAGCGCAAAAGTTAGTTAGTGGCTCTAGTTGATAAAGGGTCAAGCCTAAATGCCCCAAATATGGGTATTCTGCATTATAGGCCATAATTAGCCAGGGATATGTGGTAAGTGAAACGGTTTAttccctcagggtccccatgaggggtaagggctagacaactagaGAAATACTGAGCCCAGGGCTGCCTGAGATCATACAgtactgacacaaagccagccttcaataatttcaacacggctctcaccTCTTCAGAAGTGGGCAGGAGGAGGGgctggagaagagaaggaaacgaaaaggcTCCAAAAAGCTCCAACAGTGGGCCTCAGTCTCAGTATCTTCTCCCCCACACTGCAACCGtcatggaagagagggaggtggagagaaagagaagagagagagagagagagagagagagagagagagagagagagagaggaggaggaggagagagagagggagggagagagagagaagagggagagagagagaggagagagagagagagagagagagagagagagagagagagagagagaggggggagagagagagaggagagagagagagaggggagagaggcgagagagaggggggggaggagagagagaagaggagggggagggagggagagagagagaggggggggagagagagagagagaggggggggggggggagcagagaaggggagagagagagaaggggagagagagagaaggggggggggagcaggagaggggaagagggggagagagagagagggagagggggtgtgtgtgtttgtgcccagTTTATTTCTGCTATCAATCAACTTTGTTATTCATGTTATGGACATTTGTTGTACCAGGGATATACAGTTGAGAAGCTACCTGTATATTTGGCAGCACTTTTTATGTCACAGTGGGCCTGCCCCACTGGGGTACTCCTTgaattaatttctatattttatgtaCGTTATATAGATACAGACTTGGCATTTTCATATCTGTACACAAATAcctgtgcattttttttactataaaaatataatacaagtaTCTTTACACAGCCttgaataacaatgatattgctaTATATGGTCAATTCTAAGGCCATATTCAGAGGTAACTAAAACTATGATCTTACTTTCCCATTAACAAGTATATTTTGTAATGCAATTACAGtaaaaaagtgagaagaagaaaataaatagtaaaCAATTACTCCTTACTTTTAAGAGTTCATGCAAATCAAATCATATTCTTACAggatttttccttaaaaaatacataaaataaaagcagaaaataagttaataaataaattctGACCTTTACTTTGTCACACAACATCCTCCGTGACAACTCCTCAAAAACTTCACGAGTTCACCACTATTAGGCAGCTCACAGCTCCTTCATCAAAgacatacatttattttcttgtctAAGCAGTTTAAAGTTGGCCAAACAGTGTACGTGTCTGCGATAATGTGgtgttcaaattttttaaaaataaaatggaatggaaaaataaaaataaagtgatgGCCACTAATTCTACACCATCTATTGCATAATTCTGTAtcacaaattaaatttttcccatcaTTTCTCACCAAGACTTTTTTTGCATATTATTGCAAaacaaatgatcataataaatatatttgcttctataaaaataaaaataaagagatgcCTCTTAAAACAATAACTCACACATCCTTAACACAAAAGAGAATATTCATGAAAATATCTGGTAAACAAATATTTCACAATCTCAGTCTTCATAAAAATTTCTTAGATCACTCTTAATAAAACTGGACATTCAATTTCCATTGTTAGTGCATGAATACAACACAGATTCTTACAAAcaaatataatgcaaaaataaagtgATCTACTTCATATCTACGGTCAAGGTCAGctttcaataacaaaaaacaataaaaataccattAAGTAAGAATCTGAAATTTGTCTGCGGTGAGTAGTTGTCTGCTGCGTAACATTCTGATAAcggtaaaacaaagaaaatctgCTAATAACTAACTGCTTGCTGACAAGCACCCAAGTCACCAAGATCAACACATAAATGCAGACTAACTGCTTTAACAATACTTGACAATGAATATGCAACAAGAAGTCCTGCTTACTTATCTGTACTGCATATATCTACATCAGTACATAACCCACATGTGTGGTGGCACAATTTATACAAGGTGTGCAGTAGTAACTATAAATACACTGCAGTACACTGTACATAAGATGTGCATCAGAACAGTGAGCACATTTGATGTGCAATAGTACATTATAAACTTCTGATGTGCATCAATGCAGTACACATTATGATGTAGTGACTTGCACTTACCCGTGCaggatcacaataataaaaaataaatagaacaaaaaagaacTGCATTCATAAGCACAATGTGTAAGAATATACTGTAAACATTTGATGTGCAGATGTACACTGGACATTCAATATGAAACAGTATACTTTTAATATTTGATATGCAGCAATGCAATGTTCACATTTGAATGAAGCTACATTGTACATATGTGGTTGGCATCAATACACTGTTCATGTCTGATATGAAGCAAAATACATTCACATCTGATGTACAACTGTACATAGTTGTCAACAAACTTATGAAGACAACAGACATGGCAATGCACACATATGACAAAATAATGTATACAATGTGAGGCAGTAAACCTTATACAGGATGTAACAGTACACTGTACACATGATGTGTGGCAATACTATGTACATAAGATTTCAGGCAGTACAGAGTACATATAATGTGTGACTGTACTCTGGCTACAAGACATGAAACTATAAGTCtcatgattttatataaaaacttagCCTAAACTAGATATAACTTGTTACAGTGAAACAGTCAGCTCAAGGTTCATGTCATCTAGCACTACATTCAAATCTCACTGTATGCAAGTTCTCCTGGCTACACCAGAAGGTAACCCTTTCAACCTAACACCTTATTATGGCTAAAAGTACACATGACCCACATcagacacaacacataataataggGACGGCCGGAGGCCAATCACTTTCCCGTCATACCACCTGAAGATCAACTGGTCCGAACTGTAGCATTTTAATCACTACAACCCATATTGATCATAGTCCAGTTATTATTGTTTAAGCCCATCCCGACAGATCACATGTACAGGCGTCACAACATACCAATTGGTCTGCAGGGTACGGCTGTACGTGCAGCGACACGCCAGAGTGCGTGGAGCAGGAAGTTCCACTACATGTAGTGGACTCCTGCACCCAACATCCCAGAGTTTATAACACTCATAGATTTCTGATTCCTGTCAGTGTTGGGTTAAACTCTTGATATAGTTTTCACAAAATTATTCCGTTTGAGTACAGCTCTAGCAGTAAATATCTGCCCATATAAGCATGGTGAAATACATTAACACAAAACTGGAAACCTCCACACATGAAACTAAGATAAATGGCAATGCCTTACTAGAACTGATAAAAAAACTGATGCATCCACTCTGGCAATAGCATAAATAGACAGACCATTAAAGATCATAACATGACAGAACATTTACAATGAAACCACAAACAGAACATAATAGAAAAACATGACTGCAGACTTCAGTAGATACTAACATTATTGCATACAGTGATAATAGAACCTAGCATATTTCAAAGCTTGATAATATTTGTCAAGTATTACAGAAATGCTAATGCCCACTGTCTGGATACAAATGCAATGGTGATCTTTTGTTTATGGTCCAAGTCATATGAAGTCcaataataaagaacaaaaaacatcTTTGGCCAACTGATAGTGAACACAACCATACCAAAGCCAAGTAAACAATACACAACCAATAAGATTTTCTTGTCCAAAATTTCTGCACAACTTCAGCAATATACATTCACAAACTTAGAACATAGCATGAGTTTCTTTTAGTCACCAGTATATATCATTACCTTCTTAACtaggagtgtatgtatgtatgtatgtatgtatatatatatatatatatatatataaatttattatatatattatatgagtaatgtatttatatgtatatgttatgatatgtatatgttatatgtatatgtatatgcatatatatgtatatgtatatgcatatatatatatatatatatatatgtgtgtgttgtgttgtgtatgtgtttgtgtggtgtttgtgtggtgtttgtgtgtgtgtatgtgtgtgtgtttgtgtttgtgtttgtgtttgtgtgtttgtgtgtttggtgtttgtgtttgtgtgtgtgtgtgttgtgtgtgtgtgtgtgtgtgtgtgtgtgtgtgtgtgtgtgtgtgtgtgtgtgtgtcacatttcAATGCAAATGGTCTTCTTATCTTCTATCCCATCACAGAAAGGTCAGGATTTAATAATACACTtatcatgtatgtacgtatgtgtgtaatatatatatttatattataatatataatatatattatcatacacaatataatataacatatataatataaatatatataaatataatatatatatatatatatatatatatatatatatatatatatatatatatatatatatatatatatatagttagtttgAGGttccagtaaaaaaagaaaaaaaagaaaaactgaaaaaaagaaagaaagaaaaaaaaaaaaatcataaacaacatTACTGCATCTAGTAACTCTGCTTAGTACTGATGTTTAGACAGAATGGCAAGCTCTAACTTACCCTCTGATAAAAACTTCACAGGCTGCTGCATTTAGGATCAtctaataaacaagaaaacaaaaagaacgaGCTACAACTCTTGATCTGTAAACAGTATAACAGAAAAATGATAAGCCTATCATATGCCTAGGTCAAGTATAATACAACAGATCTCTAGTGAAACAGTATAGGTGAGACATGGGCTTGTATGGTGGGTTAATACCAGAGCTCTTTTATAAGAGTACCTCCATTATGACACTTACCATAGGAAGACACCAACTGGCTGAAAATATTACTTTACTGAAACAAATGGGGATAGTATTCACTACAACTGCTTTGATTAGTTACTGATATCTAAAACTGCAAATGACTTTAAAATGTATACGAGTTCTGGATGTCTTCCCGTGGTTAAAAGTGCATCAAAATGGTATTCATTGTCAGAAATGAGATAACTGATCTATTAGTAAAGTTATATCACCCTTGACAATTTCTTTTGAAATATACAGCACAACCCCTAACAAGATTCAGCCCAGTAATTCAAACTCTTGATATACCTGAAGTAACTCATTCATTCTTTTCCTAGTTTCACTTCATCTTTCATGATGACACACAAGTAATTACCACTCATTCAAGAGCATAAACTACATAGGACTGCATTTTATGAGGTTACATCATCCCCACTAGCATAAAAGTGAGGAAGGCAAGTTAAAAATATCATCATACCTACTTGCATCATAAGTCAAAAGGCAAGTTAgaagtttttttattcatttttatgtctCCCACTTGCATTATTGAAGTGAGAGGCAAATTtaagaatatgtacacacacacccacacgtgtacacaaacacacacactaacactcaaaTTCACACATTCACTCAAGCATTCATATACTTATTCATGCATGCAAACATGCATTCTCAGTGTTTGAGGACTGCCACACACAGAGAGGCAAGTTAAGAGGGTATGTACACACTATGGTTGAGGAATGCCACACACAATGAGCACCAGAAGTTACCTTACACTTGTCACCCAAGCTGCCACTCTTCATCTGTCCCCCTAATTTTTGCTTTCTGTTATGCAGGTGACTTCATCTTGGACTGACCAAGTCTTGATTGATATGGATATACAAAGTATGAAACCTGACACTGCCAAACTTTTATCACTTGGCTTTAACCATCATATATTTGTTCTATATCCATCTCAGCCAGTAACCACTAAATACACTCTTGAACACATCTCTCTTCCTGGTAATTTTCTATGTACAATGTTAACACTTTTGGGTATTAACAACCATGCCACTTCCACCTTTGTACCTTCCAAGGCACAATAGTCCACATCaaacatttctctcttccttatgaaagatctggaaaagaagaagaaaaaaatagagtatgATTAGGCACATACATAAATTTCACAGCCAGAAAGGCTAAAGTACAATTCATATAACAATCAAATATACTATGGAGGCAAAAGAAGAGAACACAGGGCAATAGACTTACAGCTCGGTAGGGCAGCCTGAGAGAGCCTCTGTTGAATCTGGTCTGTAGTAAAACGTACAAAACAATCGTATTGTTCAGCCAATTTGGAAGCCAATACCTTGTCATACTCCTCACGGATCTTCACCTCTCGTTCTCGCAGAAGCTGTTCACAGATGAGATTCACCTGTGGAATAATGAGcagtgaaatattattattatataaaaaaaataaataaataaataaataaaaaaaatataaatataaaataaataaactttaacAGTAGTTTCAAATTCTTCATTCTAAATAGTGCAATATggcattttatatttcatatgtatttttattctgtGAGCATAACATTTTCATTTCTAATAATCTTTTCACTTTCATCACCACTGCCTCAAGAAGACTGTCCccaagaggggggagatagagaggtcaTTTGGAATTAGTTAGCTTACAGTATTCGTACACGTATGAGGGAGCTACCATTTGACTGTTAGAGCCCACCTCAGGTGTAGCAAGGGCATAAGTGGGGTAAATTGCTTACATGGGCAATTTGCACCAGGTACATCTACATGGATTTTTGCTTGTTGCCAACATACAAACAGCATTATAGCTGAGCAAGCCTATAGCCACCATGAAAAAGTAACTAATCATGAAAGGTAGGACTATCGGAATCGTGACTTGTCGAGCGGGATGGGCCGTTGTACACAGTGAACCCCCCAGGAAGTTGCCAGAAGTCACCAGAATGAGTAACACATTGAAATTACTGGCACTGTCATTGTAGGGTTAATAAAGTGACGTTACAAAAAAACATCCTCATCATGGGATTAGGCAAGAATGACGCCCTAGGGAGACCTTAATCCCTTATCCATGAGGACCTGTGTGGGTTGGACTACTTTGGGAGTCGAAATAAGCTGACATTACTTCTCTACAGCTTCCCTAATAAATACCCACTGTTTAAACTATTAACTGCAATAGTTCTAATAGTTGTTTAAACTTAATAATTAGTTTAGCTGGTACCTTACCACTGGGACCATCTTCCATACATTTACTTATAgctgaataaaaacacacacacacacacacacacacacacacacaaatacatacacacacacaaatacacaaatacacaaatacacacacaaatacacaaatacacaaatacacacacaaatacacaaatacacacacacaaatacacaaatacacacacacaaatacacaaataaacacaacaatataaaataacaaccaaataaaatacacaacagCTAAATACCATAAACCTAAACACAAATAAActaatttatacttataaaaaaatagaagtacaCTAAGAAGCTAACCATATAGCATTAATGACCTGCTGCTACTGTTGAAGGACTAGATTTTATTCCTCTACTGTATATAAGTCACCAAATTATAAAACACAACCATCAtgaaattgacaaaaaatatcaaaCCAATAACTTAAATGTTGGGTATGCATGTCTATTTGCTTACAATATGATTGTGTTATGTATGAATTAGCATACCTTCTTTACAAAACAACATTCATAGTACACAATAACCGCCTACAGAGGAAatggaattttataaaaaaaagttacaaacaaGACACAGGTATTGTCAATTTAAAGTCCAAACAATTACAATTACTTCCCAATTATAAAAATCACCTCTATATTGATTACAAGCCAAATAATAAGTAAACTATGTATGACCCtacctgaaaaaaataaactgagGATTTTTTGACAACAAAAGTAAAGTGACAACCTAAAGCCATGCAttacagccccctccccccccagaatgTTTTGAGATCTAATTTTCAGTTGCCAGGTTCAACCATATGTTGCTAGCAAAAAGCATTAAATTTGAAATGCAATCAACAATGGCCAAGTAAAAGCAGTAATACTTGCAACAGCATTTAGAATGCTtgacattatcatttctatttagcctatttttatgtatattttggagCTCCTTAGAGCATTTGTCTACTTACCTTAGGGAAACCAAAGGTAGATTTCTTTGATTAGTAAGAAAAATCTAAAtaaccattaaaaatataattcttgCATCACTGGACATTCATATGACAAATTTTCATCGCCAAATTTGTAAAAATTGATGTTATGACCTATCTGCTAAGGGAAGTATAAAGGGGTCTCATGGAAACAATACACTTcatatttggttttatatttcaACCATATATTCATCCCTAATTCTATGAATGCTCTAAAATTCAGATTGCGGCACTTTTTGGTATCTCGTATAACTGCATCATTCATGGAACCTATAAAACTTGCCATTTCTTTCTCAACAGTGTAGATTGCACACTGAGAaagttctacttttttttttgccaatttgtGTTTCAAAGACAATGTAATTTTCCTGCTCTGCACTTTCCATTACCATACTTATATCTGACCTCACATACTTATTGGttagatataataaaacaactgTACCATTCTAGTATTCTATTGCtccaataattttataaatacattgcCAGAGATGTAGAAAGTATTTTGCCAACGTTAGCCAGGAAGAGGACTACATACACTTCTCAGTGTGGTATCTCAAAATGATTATTTGTCATAACATCTTTTCTATCTGTGCTTTTGAATGGAACTTGCATCGTTTTATAGAGCAGAAACCAATGATAAGTATTTTCATATTCATGATATTTTTTGTAAACTAGAAAAATTGCTTCAACTGATTGTATTTTCAATTCACTTTTCTACCCAAAACTAAAGAAATTTTAACATTCATTTCACTGAGTTTCCAAACTATATATGGTTTGTCTGGGAATTCCTTCAAGGGCAATAGTCATTGGATTACATTTGTTTtttgcctcctccccctttctttgggGTGCTTTTCCCCAAACCAATGAGATATGAATCTGAGATTTAGCAGGTGATGTATGCAAAAGTAGAGATGCTATAAGTTTTATCTAGATCTACCagtacagaaagaagagagaaatttcCACTGGCATTAAAGCATAGAAGTCTCCATTCACCATTTTTGTGTAATAATCAGAAAGACCAAagctaaagatttttttctttaaaagcatTAACTCTTCCTACCTGTCTAAGGAAGAgggcttttttttccaaagaaaaatggTGGTGTgaggggtggttggtgggggggagCCCAACCCAGTACTTATGACGTGCTGGGTTTTTTTTGGAGACGGTGAAGTAAAGGGGACGCCGGGAAAATGCTGAATGGAGGAAAAACTGGGGACTCATACCTTTTACCCCCCTCCATGCTGCGCTCTCAGACTGCACATCTTCCGCCGTTTTAAAACCCCCGGTCTTTCACgaatttttttgtgctttttgccTGAAAAAAAGTTAAGGGAATTTTACACACCTGTCTGGTATTAAGAATAGCTGGAAAGAAAAACTTTGCCAATGTAGGAACAAATTAAGATTACGAAGAATGCTTAACTAAATATAGCATAAATAGTCAAAGTAAGagttttgtattaaaatataaaaattatacaaaaaaaatattcctggAGAGTTAACCCTTTAAAGATGGAAGAAAACTCCAGGTCTAGACCCTCGGGTTTCGGGGAACCACCGTAAAAAAacatatacccaaaaaaaaaaaaaaaaaataaaaaaaaaaaaaaaaaaatttaaaaaaaaaatttttaaaatataaaaataaaatataaaaaaaattaaaaaaattttatatataaattaataatataaaatatttttatatatataaattatatattaatatatataatttatatatacattatatttattataatataatatatatatataaattttatattattatatatattttatatatataatttttttaattttttattttttatatattaaataatatatattaaatataaaattttatcaaattataatataaatatttccctatattaataaattataaaaaaataaaaatataattatattagtaaaaaaattaattaatattattattatatctatactatatatatattttaaaatatatataaatttaatataataattttataatatatataaataaatataaaatttaaaattaaaatatattataatatattaaaatattataattaaaaaaatatatataaaataaaaataacaattttatatttttatttttattttaatttttatctattttaaataatttatatatatattataatataataatatattaatttaattaaagttttttttatatatatatatataattatataagaatattaatatatataatattatatataaatatatatgtattatatgtataataaattttaaattatatataaatatatatatttaaatataaataataataattttaaaccaaaatataattaaaataaaaaatataaacatataaatattatatattttttttaattttttaaaattttttattgaaaattttttttaaatttattttttttttatatatttaaaatttttttttaaaatacataaaaattatataaaaaatttttttttattaatataataaaaaaataatatttttaataatattttttatatataatttttaaaaaataaataaaatttttaaaaaattttttaaattaaaatataatttttataaataataaattatttatattatatattatattaaattttaaatttaatatatatattttatattataatattatattatattattatatattttaatatatatttttatattttaatataatatatattataaaatatattttatatatataatatataattatatttaattattttatatatatatatatatatataaaattatatatgtaaaatatatttttttttatatttatatattatattatatattatatattttttatattattatattataataaaaaataaaaatatattttattattttaaaaaattatatataattttactaaaataaatttaaaatttaaaaaaaattaatataaaaaataaataaatattttattatatatatatattatattttttattatatatttttaaataattaaaatttattaattttttaaattaaataaaaaattttaaattttttgtaaatgtagTAATTGATAAAATagtagataagataaatagatagatatagataaataaaagattaaataataatatagtagttttAATTAAGGTATGTTATAGTGCAGTTTAAAAGTGTAACGAACAGCCTTtcttctcaaacttttttttttaaaaaatttttttcccccatttttactATCCTGCATTTAAGATTGGTGGGGGACCTCGAGAATGGG encodes the following:
- the LOC119575627 gene encoding uncharacterized protein LOC119575627, encoding MAKEPSAQRPDLPLFGIGHIEPWTVGARRLLIAVRCWKTTVLTMACVTLKRSLEFDPLHHGTCTPRPHKRRLFVPGVTQRAAVLPPTEPQSPFSRSPTNLKCRICAIYTVEKEMASFIGSMNDAVIRDTKKCRNLNFRAFIELGMNIWLKYKTKYEVASNFNVLLILVTSGNFLGGSLCTTAHPARQVTIPIVLPFMISYFFMVAIGLLSYNALFIYLFFLYNNNISLLIIPQVNLICEQLLREREVKIREEYDKVLASKLAEQYDCFVRFTTDQIQQRLSQAALPSYLS